The following proteins are encoded in a genomic region of Protaetiibacter sp. SSC-01:
- the argF gene encoding ornithine carbamoyltransferase has protein sequence MTRHFLRDDDLTPAEQAQILDLAEQIKADRWGRKPLAGPQTVAVIFDKSSTRTRVSFAVGIADLGGSPLIISTANSQLGGKETPSDTARVLERMVSAIVWRTYAQAGLEEMAAGTKVPVVNALSDDFHPCQLLADLLTIREHKGELKGLTVTFLGDGASNMAHSYLLAGATAGMHVRVAAPEEFSPADAVVADADRRASETGGSVAIFTDPLEAVAGADVVVTDTWVSMGKEEEKAHRVATFGGYQVTDELMQLAKSDAIFLHCLPADRGYEVASTVIDGPQSVIWDEAENRLHAQKALLVWLLERAAA, from the coding sequence ATGACCCGCCACTTCCTGCGCGACGACGACCTGACCCCCGCCGAGCAGGCCCAGATCCTCGACCTCGCCGAGCAGATCAAGGCCGACCGCTGGGGGCGCAAGCCGCTCGCCGGGCCCCAGACGGTCGCCGTGATCTTCGACAAGTCGTCGACCCGCACGCGCGTGAGCTTCGCCGTCGGCATCGCCGACCTCGGCGGCAGCCCCCTCATCATCTCGACCGCCAACAGCCAGCTCGGCGGCAAGGAGACGCCGTCCGACACCGCCCGGGTGCTCGAGCGGATGGTGTCGGCGATCGTCTGGCGCACCTACGCCCAGGCGGGCCTCGAGGAGATGGCGGCCGGCACCAAGGTGCCCGTCGTCAACGCGCTCTCCGACGACTTCCACCCCTGCCAGCTGCTCGCCGACCTGCTCACGATCCGCGAGCACAAGGGCGAGCTGAAGGGCCTCACGGTCACCTTCCTCGGCGATGGCGCGAGCAACATGGCGCACAGCTACCTGCTCGCGGGCGCGACGGCCGGCATGCACGTGCGCGTCGCGGCGCCCGAGGAGTTCAGCCCCGCCGATGCCGTGGTCGCGGATGCCGACCGCCGCGCGAGCGAGACGGGCGGCTCCGTCGCGATCTTCACCGACCCGCTCGAGGCGGTCGCGGGAGCCGACGTCGTCGTGACCGACACGTGGGTGTCGATGGGCAAGGAGGAGGAGAAGGCGCATCGGGTCGCCACCTTCGGTGGCTACCAGGTGACGGACGAGCTCATGCAGTTGGCGAAGTCCGACGCGATCTTCCTGCACTGCCTCCCCGCCGACCGCGGCTACGAGGTCGCGTCGACCGTCATCGACGGCCCGCAGAGCGTCATCTGGGACGAGGCGGAGAACCGCCTGCACGCCCAGAAGGCGCTGCTCGTGTGGCTGCTGGAGCGCGCGGCCGCCTGA
- a CDS encoding acetylornithine transaminase produces the protein MNAETGTAEGTEYYQELFSRVMMRSAPAPLAVLSHGRGAHVWDIEGKQYLDFLAGIAVNALGHAHPAFVEAVSTQAGKFAHVSNYFATEPQLELAERLTRLTGGDRVFLCNSGAEAIEAAVKLARLTRKPRILALENAFHGRTMGSLSLTGKPALRGPFEPLVPGVEHIPSTIEALERALAAGDVAALVVEPIKGEAGVVELPEGYLRAARELTRAHGALLILDEIQTGAGRTGDWFAFQHEGIVPDAVSLAKGIGGGFPIGAFVTFGEASTLFGPGHHGSTFGGNPLAAAAANAVLGEIERAGLVENARTRGLELRARIELIGSPLVTDIQGRGLLLGIGLSQPVAGIVASRALDRGLIVNAANEHRIRLAPPLIVGDDELHEFTRLFAEAIDVPHTDPGDHE, from the coding sequence ATGAACGCGGAGACCGGAACGGCAGAGGGCACCGAGTACTACCAGGAGCTCTTCTCGCGCGTCATGATGCGCTCGGCACCCGCGCCGCTCGCCGTGCTCTCGCACGGCCGTGGTGCGCACGTGTGGGACATCGAGGGCAAGCAGTACCTCGACTTCCTCGCGGGCATCGCCGTCAACGCGCTCGGCCACGCGCATCCGGCGTTCGTCGAGGCGGTGAGCACGCAGGCGGGGAAGTTCGCGCACGTGTCGAACTACTTCGCGACCGAGCCGCAGCTCGAGCTCGCCGAGCGCCTCACGCGTCTCACAGGCGGCGACCGCGTGTTCCTGTGCAACTCGGGGGCCGAGGCCATCGAGGCGGCGGTCAAGCTCGCGCGCCTCACGCGCAAGCCACGCATCCTCGCGCTCGAGAACGCGTTCCACGGCCGCACGATGGGCTCGCTGAGCCTCACGGGCAAGCCGGCGCTGCGCGGCCCCTTCGAGCCGCTCGTGCCCGGCGTCGAGCACATCCCGTCGACGATCGAGGCGCTCGAGCGGGCGCTCGCCGCGGGCGACGTCGCGGCGCTCGTCGTCGAGCCCATCAAGGGCGAGGCGGGCGTCGTCGAGCTTCCCGAGGGTTACCTGAGGGCCGCGCGCGAGCTCACGAGGGCGCACGGCGCGCTGCTCATCCTCGACGAGATCCAGACCGGCGCGGGCCGCACGGGCGACTGGTTCGCCTTCCAGCACGAGGGCATCGTGCCGGATGCCGTGTCGCTCGCGAAGGGCATCGGCGGCGGCTTCCCGATCGGCGCGTTCGTGACCTTCGGCGAGGCGTCGACGCTCTTCGGCCCCGGCCACCACGGCTCGACCTTCGGCGGCAACCCGCTCGCCGCGGCCGCCGCGAACGCCGTGCTCGGCGAGATCGAGCGGGCGGGCCTCGTCGAGAACGCGCGCACGCGAGGCCTCGAGCTCCGCGCGCGCATCGAGCTCATCGGGTCTCCGCTCGTGACCGACATCCAGGGCCGCGGCCTCCTGCTCGGCATCGGCCTCTCTCAGCCCGTCGCGGGCATCGTCGCGAGCCGCGCCCTCGACCGCGGGCTCATCGTCAACGCGGCGAACGAGCACCGCATCCGCCTCGCCCCGCCGCTCATCGTCGGCGACGACGAGCTGCACGAGTTCACCCGCCTCTTCGCCGAGGCGATCGACGTCCCCCACACCGACCCCGGAGACCACGAATGA
- the argH gene encoding argininosuccinate lyase produces the protein MPQGPTTSGSDTAGANADEPRAGGASLWGGRFASGPSPELQELSRSTHFDWELAHYDLQGSRAHARALAAAGFLDDAELARMLEGIDVLDRGIRDGVIRPLPEDEDVHFALERELIAVVGPELGGKLRAGRSRNDQIATLVRLYLLDHAARIRNLVVQLVDALAAQAEAHPAAVMPGRTHLQHAQPILLAHHLLAHAWPLVRDLERLRDWRVRASESPYGAGAVAGGALGLDPVPIAYELGLTHPMLNSIDATASRDVVAEFAYIAAQIGVDLSRLAEDVIIWNTREFGFVRLHDGYSTGSSIMPQKKNPDIAELARGKSGRLIGNLTGLLTTLKGLPLAYNRDLQEDKEPIFDSVRTLEVLLPAFAGMIATLEFDTERMAELAPQGFSLATDVADHLVRQGVPFREAHEISGALVRFCEAEGLELDEPSDEQYAAIDARLTPDVRDVLTVEGSIASRAGTGGTAPTRVAEQLAALTARVAEVAG, from the coding sequence ATGCCACAAGGCCCCACGACGTCCGGGTCCGACACCGCAGGCGCGAACGCCGACGAGCCCCGGGCAGGGGGCGCGAGCCTCTGGGGAGGTCGCTTCGCGAGCGGCCCGTCGCCCGAGCTGCAGGAGCTGAGCCGCTCCACCCACTTCGACTGGGAGCTCGCGCACTACGACCTGCAGGGCTCGCGCGCGCACGCTCGCGCGCTCGCCGCGGCGGGCTTCCTCGACGACGCCGAGCTCGCCCGCATGCTCGAGGGCATCGACGTGCTCGACCGCGGCATCCGCGACGGCGTCATCCGCCCGCTTCCCGAGGACGAAGACGTGCACTTCGCGCTCGAGCGCGAGCTGATCGCCGTCGTCGGCCCCGAGCTCGGCGGCAAGCTCCGCGCGGGCCGCAGCCGCAACGACCAGATCGCGACGCTCGTGCGGCTCTACCTGCTCGACCACGCCGCGCGCATCCGGAACCTCGTCGTGCAGCTCGTCGACGCCCTCGCGGCGCAGGCGGAGGCGCACCCCGCCGCCGTCATGCCGGGCCGTACGCACCTGCAGCACGCGCAGCCGATCCTGCTCGCGCACCACCTGCTGGCGCACGCGTGGCCGCTCGTGCGCGACCTCGAGCGCCTGCGCGACTGGCGCGTGCGCGCATCCGAGTCGCCCTACGGCGCGGGCGCCGTCGCGGGGGGAGCGCTCGGCCTCGACCCCGTGCCGATCGCGTACGAGCTCGGACTCACGCACCCCATGCTCAACTCGATCGACGCGACGGCGAGCCGCGACGTCGTCGCCGAGTTCGCCTACATCGCCGCACAGATCGGCGTCGACCTCTCGCGCCTCGCGGAGGACGTCATCATCTGGAACACCCGCGAGTTCGGCTTCGTCCGGCTGCACGACGGCTACTCGACGGGGTCGTCGATCATGCCGCAGAAGAAGAACCCCGACATCGCCGAGCTCGCGCGCGGCAAGTCGGGCCGGCTCATCGGCAACCTCACGGGGCTGCTCACGACGCTCAAGGGCCTGCCCCTCGCGTACAACCGCGACCTCCAGGAGGACAAGGAGCCGATCTTCGACTCGGTGCGCACCCTCGAGGTGCTGCTTCCTGCGTTCGCGGGCATGATCGCGACGCTCGAGTTCGACACCGAGCGGATGGCGGAGCTCGCGCCGCAGGGTTTCTCGCTCGCGACCGACGTGGCCGACCACCTCGTGCGCCAGGGCGTGCCGTTCCGCGAGGCCCACGAGATCTCGGGGGCGCTCGTGCGCTTCTGCGAGGCGGAGGGTCTCGAGCTCGACGAGCCGAGCGACGAGCAGTACGCGGCGATCGACGCGCGCCTCACGCCCGACGTGCGAGATGTGCTCACGGTCGAGGGCTCGATCGCGAGCCGCGCCGGGACGGGCGGCACCGCGCCGACGCGCGTCGCGGAGCAGCTCGCCGCGCTCACGGCGCGTGTGGCGGAGGTCGCCGGATGA
- a CDS encoding DUF6264 family protein, with translation MSEPSQSPVPPAEGSVPPVEPVASAPVAGVPAPRYGEFAPVETTTATPDASTAQPVAPGEQQGVPAAPGQPVMYSGAPAAPAYPQQGYPQQGQSPTYPQPGYGQAGYPAPGYAQPAYGQPVYGQPGFAGTPLPRRRTWDVVLTIVLLVLGLGGTLLGVLYGVLFSSPEVLDEGFRDQGLGGFDGEIGAAPLVLIGSHVVLYLVALGVSILLLVKKKIAFYVPLIAGVIAAIVFWATIFAVVASDPDFARMSGL, from the coding sequence ATGTCCGAGCCGAGCCAGTCGCCCGTCCCGCCCGCCGAGGGGTCCGTCCCGCCCGTCGAGCCCGTCGCATCCGCACCCGTCGCCGGTGTGCCGGCGCCGCGTTACGGGGAGTTCGCCCCCGTCGAGACGACGACCGCGACGCCTGACGCGTCGACCGCTCAGCCCGTGGCGCCCGGCGAGCAGCAGGGTGTGCCCGCGGCGCCCGGCCAGCCCGTCATGTACTCGGGCGCCCCCGCGGCGCCCGCCTACCCGCAGCAGGGCTACCCGCAGCAGGGTCAGTCGCCGACCTACCCGCAGCCCGGATACGGCCAGGCCGGCTACCCCGCCCCCGGCTACGCCCAGCCCGCCTACGGTCAGCCGGTCTACGGCCAGCCCGGTTTCGCCGGCACGCCGCTGCCCCGCCGTCGCACGTGGGACGTCGTGCTCACGATCGTGCTCCTCGTGCTGGGCCTCGGCGGCACGCTCCTCGGCGTGCTCTACGGCGTGCTCTTCAGCTCGCCCGAGGTGCTCGACGAGGGCTTCCGCGACCAGGGCCTCGGAGGTTTCGACGGCGAGATCGGCGCCGCCCCGCTCGTGCTCATCGGAAGTCACGTCGTGCTCTACCTCGTGGCTCTCGGGGTGTCGATCCTGCTGCTCGTGAAGAAGAAGATCGCGTTCTACGTGCCGCTCATCGCGGGCGTCATCGCGGCGATCGTCTTCTGGGCGACGATCTTCGCCGTCGTGGCGAGCGATCCCGACTTCGCGCGGATGTCGGGGCTCTGA
- a CDS encoding DNA-3-methyladenine glycosylase → MTAPLAFLERPADEVAPLLLGALLTGRGVSVRLTEVEAYLGEADPGSHAFRGLTPRTRTMFGEPGHLYVYFSYGMHVCANVVCSPAGTASAVLLRAGEVVDGIELARERRPTAKTDAELARGPARLTKALGMVLGDDTAPLDGAPFALEPAPHPSPVAAGPRVGVSGEGGTDAFPLRFWIPGDPTVSPYRAAVPRRRVTPR, encoded by the coding sequence CTGACCGCACCCCTCGCGTTCCTCGAGCGTCCGGCCGACGAGGTCGCGCCGCTCCTGCTCGGCGCTCTGCTGACGGGGCGGGGCGTCTCGGTGCGGCTCACCGAGGTCGAGGCGTACCTCGGCGAGGCCGACCCCGGCTCGCACGCGTTCCGCGGGCTCACGCCGCGCACGCGCACGATGTTCGGCGAGCCCGGGCACCTGTACGTGTACTTCAGCTACGGCATGCACGTGTGCGCGAACGTCGTGTGCTCGCCCGCGGGCACCGCGAGCGCCGTGCTGCTGCGTGCGGGGGAGGTCGTCGACGGGATCGAGCTCGCGCGCGAGCGGCGTCCCACCGCGAAGACGGATGCCGAGCTCGCCCGCGGGCCTGCGCGGCTCACGAAGGCGCTCGGCATGGTGCTCGGCGACGACACCGCGCCCCTCGACGGCGCGCCGTTCGCGCTCGAGCCCGCCCCGCATCCGTCGCCCGTCGCGGCAGGGCCGCGTGTGGGTGTCTCGGGCGAGGGAGGCACGGATGCCTTCCCCCTGCGGTTCTGGATCCCCGGCGACCCGACGGTGTCGCCCTACCGGGCGGCGGTGCCGCGGAGGCGCGTCACGCCACGGTGA